In Hyperolius riggenbachi isolate aHypRig1 chromosome 1, aHypRig1.pri, whole genome shotgun sequence, the genomic window gcagcagcacacatgatggaacaggaggaggcgcaggaggagaaggccacgctttttgagacgcaacccaggccttgcatgaggacaaaaagcgtgcggatatagcaatgctttttgccgccatgcagtcataagtgtaatacagatgagaggttcaataaacagggaccggaaacgctaaaccatcccagatgttcattggtcatgttacttggttggggtcctggagtgttgcgtagtcgtttccaatccaggattgattcattttaatttgagtcagacggtctgcattttctgtggagaatgctgtatagtgtggctgaacgagcggtgtactactgttcccagcagacacagaacagtacacagaatgctatatagtgtggctgaacgagcggtgtactactgttcccagcagacacagaacagtacacagaatgctatatagtgtggctgaacgagagttgtaccactattcccagcagacacagaacagtacacagaatgctatatagtgtggctgaacgagcggtgtactactgttcccagcagacacagaacagtacacagaatgctatatagtgtggctgaacgagcggtgtactactgttcccagcagacacagaacagtacacagaatgctatatagtgtggctgaacgagcggtgtaccactattcccagcagacacagaacagtacacagaatgctatatagtgtggctgaacgagcggtgtactactgttcccagcagacacagaacagtacacagaatgctatatagtgtggctgaacgagcggtgtactactgttcccagcagacacagaacagtacacagaatgctatatagtgtggctgaacgagcggtgtaccactattcccagcagacacagaacagtacacagaatgctatatagtgtggctgaacgagcggtgtactactgttcccagcagacacagaacagtacacagaatgctatatagtgtggctgaacgagcggtgtaccactattcccagcagacacagaacagtacacagaatgctatatagtgtggctgaacgagcggtgtactactgttcccagctgtgacacacaatgactgggggggaccctggctagcgtggctggagcgcgaactaccctgcctgcctacccaaagctaaacccacagacaaatggcggagatatgacgtggttcgggtatttatttacccgaaccacgtgaccgttcggccaatcagagcgcgttcgggtccgaaccacgtgacccgttcggccaatcacagcgctagccgaacgttcggggaacgttcggccatgcgctcttagttcggccatgtggccgaacggtttggccgagcaccgtcaggtgttcggccgaactcgaacatcacccgaacagggtgatgttctgcagaacccgaacagtggcgaacactgttcgcccaacactagacgggACAAACTCCGGAGCTTCTACTCTGAGTTGGCTCTCCTCAGCATCTCTCTCCACTACGTCTGGGCTAGTCTGTGGCACACTCACATCTTCGGGCCTCAGATCTAGGCCATTCTCACGAGGACCCCAAACAAATCTTCCTACTGGGGGTGTGTCCCATCCCCATTCTTCATCatattcttcagtgttgtggtcacACTCAGGTGATACTATGATGCTTTTCTTCTGTGTGGCTAACCGCTGTGACCTCCTCAACTGACGGCCTTGATCATGCTCATCTGCCACAGGAGCAGGCATTCTCACTGCTTGTCCCAGTGGTAACAGGTTATTTCGGTGCCATGACTTCACAGGCCCACTTTGACCTTCAGGCCGAATCCGATATACAGGAATACCTGACAGTTGAGAACACACCTCATACACCTGCGAACTCCAGCGATCAGCAAGCTTGTGTTTCCCAGGGATCCCCAGATTTCTTAACAACACACGATCACCTGGCTTTAAATTATGGATCCGGATTCTCTGGTCGTACCTTGCCTTATTCTGCTGCCCCCGCCTTTCTGCGGCCTCTTGAGCTTTTTCATAAGCAGTCTTCAGGCTCTTTTTGAGGCGTTCCACATACCCCTGGTAAGAGACAGTTGTTGTATCATCACAAGAAGTCCCAAAAACAGTGTCAACTGGCAACCGGGCCTCCCGCCCAAACATAAGAAAGTATGGAGAGAATCCAGTGGCATCATTTTCAGTACTATTGTAGGCGTGGACAACAGCAGCAATATGTTTGCTCCATTGAGCCTTCTTCTCACTGGGTAAGGTCCCCAACATATTTAACAATGTTCTGTTGAATCTCTCTGGTTGTGGATCTCCCTGAGGATGATAAGGTGTAGTTCTGGTCTTCTTTACGCCCAACAAACTCAGCAACTCACTTATCAACTTGCTTTCAAAATCTCGACCCTGATCCGAGTGAATGCGTTGTGGGAGGCCATAATGTACAAAGTATCTCTCCACCAGTACCTTCGCTTCTGTTATAGCCTTCTGGTCCCTAGTAGGGAAGGCCTGGGCATACCTGGTATAATGGTCGGTGACCACCAAGACATTGGCAAACCCACCCTCATCAGGCTCTACACATAAGAAGTCAATGCACACTAAGTCCATTGGTCCTTGGCTTTGTAGATGTCCCAATGGTGCAGCTCGCACTGGCTGTGTCTTCCGTTGTATGCACCTGGAGCAAGACCAGCAGTAATTTTCCACATCCTGTCTCATGCCTGGCCAGTAAAAGCGATCTTGCAACAACTTCAGGGTGCGATCAATACCCAAATGCCCATGATCATCATGAAGGGAGGAACAGACCATGTCCCTGTATTTTTCAGGTAGCAGTAACtgccatttctctgtgttttcagcAGCTGGTGCTAACCGGTACACCAAACCATTCTTCATTTTCAGATGACTCCACTCTCTAAGCAATAATCCAGCCAGTGGATGGTTGATATCTTTTAGGTGGTTTTGGTTATTCTCATGTAGAGCCTTTTTGACACCCCGGCACAGTGTATCTTCAGCTTGATCGTGACgcagatctgacaaactcagtgcAGGTAATGAAGTGCTTTTCAATGTCACCATATTGCagtacctctgaggaattgcttcATGTGGTAGTCCTAGCTTTTCAGCAGCACAGATCGTCCGAATCTCACATTGTAGACCTTGGCACATGGCTCTCACACCTGGGGCTGGAACCTCTAGCCACTCATCTTCAGGCTGCAACACATCATGAGGTCTTCTAGAAAGCCCATCTGCATCCCGATTGGCCATGCCTGGACGGTACTTAAGACTAAATCTGTAATTAGCAAGGGCCGCCAACCATCGATGTCCTGTAGCATCTAATTTAGCTGTGGTCAACACATAGGTGAGAGGGTTGTTATCAGTCTGTACTTCAAACTCAGCTCCATATAGATACTCATGAAGCTTATCTACCACAGTCCACTTCAGTGCCAGGAACTCAAGCTTGTGTGCTGGGTAATTCCGCTCTGTTGGTGACAGACTCCTGCTCACAAAGGCTATCGGCTTCAGTCTACTCTCCTGCTCCTGGTACAAAACACCCCCTAGTCCATCTCTGCTGGCATCAATGTGTAAGACATACGGCTTCTGAGGGTCTGCATAAGCTAAAACAGGTGTGCTGGTTAGACAACTTTTAAGCTTCTCAAAGGCAGAGTCACACTCCTCTGTCCATTGCTCAATGACAGACTCTTTTCCTGCACGTTGCAGAACGTTATTCttctgatcttgtttagaccctgGAGCCTGCACCTTTTCCTTCACTTGGAGCAAATCATTGAGGGGTCTTGCGATCTGTGCAAAGCCTTTGACAAACCTTCGATAGTAAGAACAGAAACCCAAGTATGAACGGAGCTCAGAAACTGTTTTAGGTTTTGGCCAAGTTGTTAGTGCTTCAACCTTTGAAGGATCCGTTGCCACACCATCAGCTGACACTACATGTCCCAGGTAAGTTACAGATGGAAGGCAGAATTGGCACTTTTCCAGCGACAACTTTAACCCTTCCTTCCTCAACCGGTCCAGCACCTTGATTAGCCGAGTCTCATGCTCTTCCAGGTCTCTTCCAAACACAATGACATCATCCAAATACACAAGCACCTCCAGCAGGTTCATATCTCCCACTGTATTTTCCATTCACCTCTGAAAGGTGGCTGGGGCACCCATGAGTCCTGGGGGCATCCTGTTGAATTCGAAGAAtcctaaaggacaaatgaaggcaGTTCGCTCCTTGTCTTCAGGATGCATTGGAATCTGATGATATCCACTTTTAAGATCCAGCACACTAAACCACTTAGCTCCAGCCAAGCATTGCAATACATCTTCCACTCGTGGTGTGGTATACTGATCTGGAATAGTACGTTGATTCAAAGTTCTATAGTCCACACACATTCGAATAATACCATTCTTCTTCCGCACCACTACAATTGGTGAAGCATAGGGACTTCGAGACTCTCTAATGATTCCAGTTCTTTTGAGTTCTTCCAGCTGTTTCCGTAAATCTTCAATGTCTCCAATGACTAGCCGCCTTGACCTTTCCCGGAATGGCCTGTCATCTTAAAGGCGAATACGGTGCTGTGTACTTTTTGCACATCCGACATCATATTCGTGTTGTGCAAAGATTTCACTTCCTCCTCGCAGAATATTGAGCAATCGTTGTCTCCACTCTGAAGGCAAAAGGGAGTTTTGAGAAACTGAGGTCTCCAATTTCTTCTCCAGCTCTTCTGGCTCTCCCCCCACTTGAAAAGGGGTCGTCACTCGGCTTGCTACAAACACCGTTCCCAGTTTTGCCCGAGGTCTTAACATGACTGGTTGTGGTAAGGTGTTTCTGATTCCTACCAGCACTCTGCCATTCTTGCGTTGCAAATCCTCTGCAGAGATAGTCTCAGGGATAATTTCCACCCCTAGCGGCAATCCAGATCCTTCCTCCCCTTCGATCAACAGCAACGGGACTGACTCCTTCCATGTCGTTCTCACTTCAGCTTTCAGACATACCACTTGTCCAGGCATCAACTGACAGTCTTCTCGCTTAGATAACCACACACTTCCTACCCCATGGGATGGGGCCTCTCGCTCCACCAACAACTGTTCCCATGCGGCTTGCAGCAAAGGGTGTAATGGACTAGGTGGCTGCCCATAACGGTCCATGATGGGCTCCAATACTCGTCTAATCAGGTGAGTATTAGTTCCAAGGATCACTGAGTACCGTGAGGACCCTGGCGGTCGGGGGCAGACTACTGCTAGTGTATCCAGGACTTCTTGAGTTCCTGCCACCTTATATCCCAGCTGAATCTGAAGGTTCACATATCCATCATATGGTAGCTGTTTCTCGCTGATTCCCCAGATCTCCAGCTTATCCAGTGCCTGTAAAGGACAATGAGCTAAATGCTTTTCATAAAAGTCTCTGTACAACAATGTCACTTGAGCGCCTGTGTCCAGTAATGCATGAGTAAATACTCCTTCTATCTGTACTGGCACCACTGGTGATGGTCCCAAAAGATCTTTAGGTAACATGGTAGCTCCGGCTGCTTCAGAAGCAGATTTGGCCAAAGCTTGTGGCCTCTTCTCTCgtttcctcatttgttggcattgGGTATATGTAAAGCCTGATGAGAGGGCAGCCCCCAATGACTCTTTTGGCATTACTTTCTCTTCATTGTTGGCACAGTTCTTGGAGCTTATATTTTCAGACAGGCGCCCAGGTCGCTCCCCCACTGAGGCCTCTAATAGTTTTCCGCTGGCTCACTGTTCTTCTGCTTCCCTCTCATCCTGCTAGCATTTGGTTGCCATCTACACTCCCGTCTTAAATGACCCGGTTCACCACAACGGTAACAGATCCTTTCTgatggtcctcccctcggctgcactACTGCTTTTAAAAGGGGTCTGGATGGGCCATCAGAGAACTCACTGGTATTCTGTGCTGTCAGAGCCTGTAAAACTTGTAACTGTGTCTTCTGCATTTCACTTTGTGTCTGTACTACTTGGGTCAACACCTTCCACAGACTCGGCAATGAACCCTCCTCAGTTGAAACACCCTGAGACACTTGTCCTGCCTCCACTGTGCAGACTTGAGATGGCTTCCCTGGCTTtgtactagtatagccagacttGATATCCTGTAATGCCTCCTCTTCTCGAATTCTCTTGATCAACTGAGGATAAGTGGGCACTTCCTCTTGGTCCCCCAAATGCAGCTTTAACACAACAGGGTCCAGAGCCTGTGAGCCTTCTTGGATTTGATGAATTCGGGCCTGATCTACCTTCTTTGGGTCCATTCCTTTACTCAGTACCAACTGAGGTAGGTATGTTCAAATTGGTATAGTAAATCAGTAGGTTTCTCCATTCTCCCAAACACACTGTACAAAGCATCAAGATAATCCTGTgcagtgcaatcagattggctcaTCTTCAAGTTTCGAACAGTGTCAGCTGCTGGACCTCTCAAGCTTTCTATAATCCTCTGCTTCTTACTCATTTCTGGAACATCCCATTCTTCCAGTACCTGAGTGGCTTGGTCCATCCATGCCTCAAAGTCCTCTTCACCAGGGGGGGTGGGTACTTTACCAGAGAACAACCGCAACTTCCTGTACCCCCAGCTTGCTTGCAAATTATCTGGAGATTTACACTTTGTCAGTAAGTTTCCTAACGCTTTAAGGACTTCTGGCCCAATACTGTTCTTCCCTTGATCATTGGCAGGCTCAGATAATGGCCCCATAACTTCTGCTGCACCTTTTGGAATGGTTACTTGAACTAACTGACCCCCTGGAGTTGTGAGGGTCGTAGGCATCTTGTCATGGGGGACATGGGTCTTCCACTCCAGCAGGGCAAATTGAGTTGGTCCACTTGAGTCTGTTGTACTATCTAACAGGAACCCCCGACCAGATATTGGTAGTTTCTCAGCCACTTCCCTGATCTGTGCATCAGTCCAGTCAGACCCTGGTAACTCTAGGACCAGACAGTGTCCTACAGCAGCTTGGTGGTTCTCACACCATCTTCCTGCAGCTCTTGACTCCATACTGTTTCTGATTTCAATGGATAAGGGGTGTAGACGTCACTGGGCGGAGCCAAagagagccccacgttgggcgccaaatgtagcgagacagactggatcgctaatgaatgtaacagggcctcttagtggataccacctccagtggcaccctgcctcctagaatcatgcagacaccagtatcaatgcaatatatttattccccacagaccaacgtgatctaatggggtgaagtaagcaatagaaaatatagcactaatcaaacacttgttaactcagcaagatcataacagtaacagtaatacgcttcacacattcaaagtgcatagaaagtgtatgtccaaagtagccacctcctgcgcccctccagtgtcactctaTACAAGTGTACACTAGACTGGCGCAGAACGCACCGCAGCAAAGGGACACGCTTAATAAACTGCAATCAGCACACGGTAATAACCTCTTGCGCCCccccagtgtcactttaaagaagtgcacactacactggcgGAAGACGCACAACCATAGCAAAGAAACAAACGTAAGACAATGCAATCAGTAACACAATCTTATTTAATGCCCGACTGGCCAGTGGGCTATAATGCAGTTACACTCGGGGTACCCCTTTAAGGAATGTTATATGCACAGTTGGGCGCCTTGTGAAGAAGCTGCAGCAGCAAGAAGACTCCTGATGCACTCAGCAACAACAGCAGAGATGCCAGTGATGGGAGAGGGGACAGGTTAGCCAGGCTACAGTTCAGAATGGCAGGCTATGGCAAACAGTCCTGACATACACTGTCCACAGTTTGTTGTAAGAGGAGTGGTATGACTCCCAGACCTCTCAGCCAGGTTAATGCCCGTCTATCACTGCAAAGATAGTTCCtaccatgaggtgcagggccagtccctgataatggtcactcaacaggtgcagaactctcaggcagaagttttgaggagacagattcacaaactttgtaatccagctaaaatggttccttctgaagtccacacgGCTTGTACAATCCAGACTCCACCAACCTCACAGGTTCACACAGTTCTGGTCTGGCAGCTGTATCCTTCCAGCAGCAAGATTCAGCACAGGGTGCAGCAATCTGTGACACAGGATCCCTTCTTCACACTCAGAAAACAAATGGAAGCCAGTCTGATGGATTTAGGCCTGAAGATCCAGTCCCAATCACTCCAGACCTCACTCCCAGGCTTTAGGCACACCAGCCAcacctagggttgccaggtgtccggttttagaccggacagtccggtttttggccgctgtgtccggtgcaaaaaggcatgctaaaccggacaattaagatgtccggttttatgccttttccggcggctgtcagtattgacagccgcctgtagcaggaggagagcagcgcagtggagggaaagcggtgggcagcggcggagaagggggccatctcccccccttctctcaccttagatgctttccgtccctcgctgtctcctccgatctgtgtgtggctgactggcggtggcgcttggcagcgggtgggacttaccttccgtgtcgctccatgcgccggccggaagttctggtgccgcagccgctgctctggtctgcatcagaccagagtagtggcaactcatcccgcgcggcgcctgcgacgagaccagtcaccagacggaggagacacggaaggtaagttccgcccctctgccagccaccgcacacaccgatcggaggagacagcgagggagggagaggaccctaaggtgagcgaagggggggagatggcaccCTTCTTtaccgctctccctcttctctgcgctgactgcttccctcctgggggggggggacacacacctgcctacatatactgggcccatatacaccctggctacatatactg contains:
- the LOC137534208 gene encoding paraneoplastic antigen Ma1 homolog, producing the protein MESRAAGRWCENHQAAVGHCLVLELPGSDWTDAQIREVAEKLPISGRGFLLDSTTDSSGPTQFALLEWKTHVPHDKMPTTLTTPGGQLVQVTIPKGAAEVMGPLSEPANDQGKNSIGPEVLKALGNLLTKCKSPDNLQASWGYRKLRLFSGKVPTPPGEEDFEAWMDQATQVLEEWDVPEMSKKQRIIESLRGPAADTVRNLKMSQSDCTAQDYLDALYSVFGRMEKPTDLLYQFEHTYLSWY